The stretch of DNA TAGTTGTCGGCTTAAGAGTTTCATAGTTAGAGAGAGGAAGATTAAGGATGTTTTTAGCAATAAGAGAATTAAAGCATGCTAAATGGCGTTTTACTATGATTGGCATGATTTTAGTGTTAATTTCATGGCTTGTATTTATTTTATCAGGATTAGGTAATGGGCTTTCTTCGTTAAGTGCTGCTACTTTTAAAAATATGGATGCCCAATATGTAGCATTTGAAAAAGGTGCTCGGCATTCAATGTCTCGCTCAGTCGTCTCTGAAAACCTTGTTTCTGAGATGAAGGCACAGGAACATGTGGAAGATGCTGCCCCGATGGGAAGTCACGTAGCAGTTGTTTTAAAAGAAGGTAATGAAGCAGATAGTGAAAAAATAGACGTTTCGATATTAGGAGTTGACCCTGGATCCTTTTTAGAGCCGAAAATAATTGAAGGACAATCGTTAACGGAAGCGGAAAATTACGAGGTTATCGTAAATAATTCATTAATAGAAAAAGGAATTAAAATAGGTGATACATTAGAAATAGAAGGAACGACCGAAACGTTAAAAGTTATTGGGTTTGTAGAAGGAGAAACATTTAACCATTTACCTGCCATTTTTATATCCATTGATCAATGGCGTTCCATTCATTTTGCTGCTCCTGGGTCAGATATGGGTGTAGAATTACCTGTTAATGCCATTATGCTACAAGGTGATGGAATTGATCTGGACAAGCTTAATGATGTCATGAATGGAGTAGAAGTAGCTACGAAAAAAGAAGCAATTAATGGAATTCCAGGTTACACAGCTGAAAATGGAACGATTATGATGATGCTTGGATTTTTACTAGTTATTTCAGCATTTGTCATCGGTGTCTTCTTTTACGTTCTTACGTTGCAAAAAGCAAATCAATTTGGTGTGATGAAAGCAATCGGGGCGAATAATCGCTTTTTAGCAAAAGCGATT from Sutcliffiella cohnii encodes:
- a CDS encoding ABC transporter permease, translated to MFLAIRELKHAKWRFTMIGMILVLISWLVFILSGLGNGLSSLSAATFKNMDAQYVAFEKGARHSMSRSVVSENLVSEMKAQEHVEDAAPMGSHVAVVLKEGNEADSEKIDVSILGVDPGSFLEPKIIEGQSLTEAENYEVIVNNSLIEKGIKIGDTLEIEGTTETLKVIGFVEGETFNHLPAIFISIDQWRSIHFAAPGSDMGVELPVNAIMLQGDGIDLDKLNDVMNGVEVATKKEAINGIPGYTAENGTIMMMLGFLLVISAFVIGVFFYVLTLQKANQFGVMKAIGANNRFLAKAIVSQITLLASVSIGIGVLLTYGTTAIFPSGMPFALDPMLVLTYAVVLLVVSVFSSLISVRKITKIDPLQAIGRVE